One Mercurialis annua linkage group LG3, ddMerAnnu1.2, whole genome shotgun sequence DNA window includes the following coding sequences:
- the LOC126673098 gene encoding nuclear transcription factor Y subunit A-1-like, translated as MKESEGMQPNSDSGKALGCDQDQQHLAQPYSVHSEPWWRAIGGGNTVSSAQAGGNTSHLSSDSLSNDDRSMSNGGLNEEDDGASKESQATASSRLVLDSGQEHRNLQHIAPSMTAMHDEGLSQPTQLELVGHSIACASHPYLDPYYGGMMASYGHQPLGYPHFIGVPHARMPLPDEIAREPVYVNAKQYQGILRRRQARAKQELERKLVKVRKPYLHESRHKHAMRRARGSGGRFAKKTDGDSLNTAEGMGNNSGPVHSSQSGSSSGSEQMPSDSSEMWIFSHGQGEVRRALQVHDTSEAGNHVNGGGHYHNNLSGLQTSTRRSQTGEEAGNGDCSGQRRGSLSSNHTSQRPLAIQ; from the exons CTGATAGTGGAAAGGCGTTGGGATGTGATCAAGATCAACAACATTTGGCTCAGCCATACTCGGTTCATTCTGAGCCTTGGTGGCGTGCTATTGGTGGTGGTAACACTGTGTCTTCAGCTCAGGCAGGGGGAAACACGTCCCATTTATCGTCTGATTCACTATCGAATGATGATCGATCAATGTCAAATGGAGGACTGAACGAGGAAGATGATGGGGCTAGCAAAGAATCTCAAGCCACCGCGTCTTCTAGATTAG tTTTGGATAGTGGACAAGAACACAGAAATCTGCAGCATATTGCTCCAAGTATGACTGCAATGCATGATGAAGGTTTGTCACAACCTACACAGCTTGAACTTGTTGGTCATTCTATT GCATGCGCTTCACATCCATATCTCGACCCATACTATGGCGGAATGATGGCATCTTATGGGCATCAACCTTTG GGTTATCCTCATTTCATAGGCGTGCCTCATGCTAGAATGCCTTTACCGGATGAGATAGCCCGGGAACCTGTTTATGTAAATGCTAAACAATATCAAGGTATACTGAGGAGAAGGCAGGCCCGTGCAAAACAAGAGCTTGAGAGAAAGCTAGTAAAAGTTAGAAAG CCATATTTACACGAGTCTCGGCACAAGCATGCTATGAGGAGGGCCCGGGGTTCTGGAGGACGTTTTGCAAAGAAAACAGATGGTGATTCTCTGAACACAGCAGAAGGAATGGGCAATAATTCTGGTCCAGTCCACTCATCTCAGTCTGGCAGTTCATCGGGTTCGGAGCAAATGCCTTCAGATTCATCTGAGATGTGGATTTTCTCCCATGGTCAAGGAGAGGTAAGAAGAGCTCTCCAAGTGCATGACACTTCTGAAGCTGGTAATCACGTAAATGGCGGTGGTCACTACCACAACAATCTCAGTGGCTTGCAAACTTCAACTCGCCGTTCACAGACTGGTGAAGAAGCGGGGAATGGGGACTGCTCAGGCCAACGACGGGGGAGCCTTTCTTCAAATCATACCTCACAGAGGCCTCTTGCCATCCAGTGA